In a genomic window of Melopsittacus undulatus isolate bMelUnd1 chromosome 1, bMelUnd1.mat.Z, whole genome shotgun sequence:
- the PLEKHF2 gene encoding pleckstrin homology domain-containing family F member 2: MVDRLANSEANTRRISIVENCFGAAGQPLTIPGRVLIGEGVLTKLCRKKPKARQFFLFNDILVYGNIVIQKKKYNKQHIIPLENVTIDSIQDEGDLRNGWLIKTPTKSFAVYAATATEKSEWMNHINKCVSDLLSKSGKTPSNEHAAVWVPDSEATVCMRCQKAKFTPVNRRHHCRKCGFVVCGPCSEKRFLLPSQSSKPVRICDFCYDLLSTGEMTACQSTRSDSYSQSPKSSLNDVSDDDEDEDSSD; the protein is encoded by the coding sequence ATGGTGGATCGCTTGGCAAACAGTGAGGCAAACACTAGAAGAATAAGTATAGTGGAAAACTGCTTTGGAGCAGCTGGTCAACCCCTGACTATTCCTGGTCGTGTTCTGATCGGAGAGGGAGTACTAACAAAGCTGTGTAGGAAGAAGCCGAAAGCAAGGCAGTTCTTCCTGTTCAATGACATTCTTGTTTATGGCAATATAGTCATccagaagaagaaatacaataaaCAGCACATAATCCCACTGGAAAATGTCACTATTGATTCCATCCAGGATGAGGGAGACTTACGGAATGGGTGGCTTATCAAAACACCAACAAAGTCTTTTGCGGTTTATGCTGCCACTGCTACGGAGAAGTCTGAGTGGATGAACCACATTAATAAGTGTGTTTCTGATCTGCTTTCCAAAAGTGGGAAGACTCCTAGCAATGAACATGCGGCTGTCTGGGTACCGGACTCGGAAGCCACTGTGTGCATGCGCTgtcagaaagcaaaattcacACCCGTCAACCGTCGTCACCACTGTCGCAAGTGTGGCTTTGTTGTGTGTGGGCCTTGCTCTGAAAAGAGGTTCCTGCTCCCAAGCCAGTCCTCCAAGCCTGTGCGGATTTGCGACTTCTGCTATGATCTTCTTTCTACTGGGGAGATGACTGCTTGCCAGTCCACTAGATCAGACTCCTACAGCCAGTCACCTAAATCATCTCTGAATGATGTATCtgatgatgatgaggatgaagacagTAGCGACTGA